CATCTTTAACGATAAGCTAATTGCTAAATTAGTTTGTCATGCCACGTAATATATCAAGCTACTTTTCTTTTTAGCTAGTTGGTACCTCAATGGCTAGCTAATAGCTTGATATTAATGTAATCTTATTTGCCAAtcaatattttaaatttaatttaatttaatattatttcattggccaatttttttcaagcaaattagcttttttaagctaatttgcttggccaagctaatttatcaTTTGAACTCCAATGGTTAAGCTAGTAGCTTAGAATTTCTAAAAATTGCAAGCTAGTctctagctacaaccattggagatgctctaagtTGTAAAAGATTTTACTCCGTCCGTTACTTAATATCCGTACCGCTTTTATTTTTGAACcgttccttaatacttgcaTCGATTTTATAATTGATatttttttaccaatattatattatttctcacacttacctactaactcactccttacaaaaaaaatcattaaaaattcacacttccactatcccttacacatttctcactaactatattaaaaaaatactcaacTATCAACTATGACTCattaattaataagtcaattcaagtgtcttaaactctgcagcggtcaaaccggtgcgagtattaagggacggatggagtagttcctattttcaattttttggaACGGGTATTTTATAGGGTACTTTGGAGTACACGAATCTTAAATCATAACAAAATAAGAATGATATTTAAGCTAAAAACATGAAGTAGCTCAAACTCATTTTTGGTAATGTGATTATAGAATAACAATTTAGCCTAAACTATAAAACAATCAAAGCCCAAAATCATAAACTagattatatttttaataaattgacAACAATTTATTTAAATCTATGAAATTGACAAGTACTCTGAACCGAAACATGTTGCAACATGTTCCGGTTCTGATTTCCGTTCTCGATTTAAGGAGcctattaaaaatatatttcgATTCCGTTTCCTAAAATTTTGATAGCGTACATATTATACTCGTCCCTAATTTTAGATGAGTGAGTTGGTGTAAGAAATAGCAAAATGGGTAAACGTTGGGTCACAAAATATATCAAAAATTATATAAAGGGGGTAAAATTGCAGTATATAAAaattaactagtgtgtggctcgggcgatgccccgattgctacactgaatagttaaaattttatatttttcttgagctcaatatttgataAAATAAATGTATATTATAAAGTGAAAAACATTCATTTAGTTCGCCAACTACACAAACACACTACGTCGTTTATCATGAGAAATAATTCTTTTTTCAATtacatcatcttacaatttgtataatttgttttctagtggaactaagtgattcaaattaataaacaccaaattagatatatgcaACCATGCAAAACATTTATGTAGTTGAtacttatgagacttatgacataatgtttattcatggttgtcctaattctttaattattattatttttctaaaatagtcaataaaaaatacataaaaatttagttgttttagacctcatgttaacattcatttataaattaatatgaagagataaaccacaattagttgttggttaagatggtaatgaggaTTATCATCCACACTTGAGGTTTGAAGTTCGAACCTCGTTGTacatattgatttttggttgtttaTGATATGACATTCATTTGTTGAGTGAATGATGTGGCGCAAATGGAAAagtactacgtgacacatacacatttttctcaacgccttttaatatattaactAGTTTTTatcccgggcgatgccccaggtcatttcatgaaaaaccaTATTTATGCCATTACATAAAAATAACGTGATTAAATGCTTATATTATTTTTCCTCACTATTTTAtaatttgtcatattttgtttgGAAAGATAGAAATCAAATATGACATATAGCTTGGTGGATAAGTCTTTATTGTTTGAAACCTGAGGTCAAGGGTTCGAGACTTACAtaaacaatatttctatttttttattgtatGTAAATGCATGGAGTACCACCATTTAAGAAGGAAGAGGGAGAGCGTCACGTGGAAGATGAACTTGAttgtaaacgccttttaatatatagtatagatatagatgtttgtgtttgattttgggttggttACCAAATAAAACAAAAGTTATGTAAAACTagaataatttataaatatcatTTTTTAAATAATGGATGGGTTTGGGTTGATTCATACATGTTTGGGTTTGATTTGGGTTTCTTTTAGTAGTATCAGGTAGAGATCATATTGTGTTACTGTATCGTGTCTGGAATTACCATCTTCTTTGTGGATATGGTTGTTTTGGTTAAAGCGTTGCATGGGTCAAGTGACATCTGTCAGGTTTTGTGGTGCAACAGATTATAATCTACAATTGAGGTTGTTTCTTTACTTATTTAGGGTGTGCTCTTTTTAACAAATGAAACCTAaacttatctaaatttattGGAAGTAATTTTGATTAGACTTATTGGACCTAACATGGTCTGGTTGAAACTTATTGGACATGCTCAAACCCGAATGCAAGAGAATAACCTTGTGTGAAGTAAACTTACAAGACCCGATGTATTGGAATTGATAGTTAGTGATTGGAACTTATCACCTAATtgtaatttatctgaacttaataaacatgaaacttatttttttaaaggCGAAGAGAatgtatgcaaaaaaaaaaaagatttcgTAGCCATATTTGAAGTTGTATAAAGATAAGGGATTGATATTTAGACCTGACAAAGTTGACCTGGACATCCGATTCGTTACTTGATTGTGACCCAAAACAATGATACAAAATTAACCCAAAATCTAAATTAATTGATCCGACCCAAAATCGAAATCGGCCATGAATTGATTTGACCTGAAATGACCCGATACCTAAATCGACCCGAACTGAAGTAACCGGGGTGATCTTCATCCGAAACGAAAGTAACCCGAACCGAATAACGATAACTTTTGAATCAACCCAAATTAGATTCAATTCGAAAATCTAAAACGTGTCTGAACCTTAAACTCGAAACCAATCTGAACCGAAGAACAACTCAAATTTACCAATAGTTTAaacaaaacaacacacaatttataactaaaaatatAGTTCATATTATTATGTTTGTCCATGTCTTATGTCTCATCTTCTCAGTGTGATGGATTAGTAGAAGACTCTGCTAAAATTAACTTGTAAATGTGACTGTTATCGTTTGCCCTAACTCGCACACCATAATTCCGTAAACCCATATCGATTATATAGGTTTAACACTTTATATTTTCTAAGAAATAttgttaaattataattataattgatttttttatatatataatttatgaCCAAATGTTAAGCAAAATGACCCAATCAAAATTCGAAATTGAAAAATAGATCTAACTCTAAAAGCTCGATCTAACCCAAAAGTGCTATCTAACCTGAAAAACCCGATACGACATGAACTAATCCGATAGAAACCGATCTAATATTGCCCCAATCTGATATTGATCAAAAGGACTGACTCAATCTAGGCCCGACCCGACAATCAATGAACCAAATTAAACCCTAAACCAGAATGGATCCAATGCATACTCGACCGAAGTAAGAGTGATTCTAAATGACTCGAACTATGTAAGGCTTGGGAACTATGTAAGGTTTGGTAAATATGTAAGGCTCTTATATATATTCCGAATTAGAGAAATACGGAATACGAAATACGAAGTAgtaaataaaatttggtactcaAAAATTACATGTAAATATCTCTATGAATAAATTAGATTGTGATTCTTACATACAACGAAAAatgtttaaaattaaaatttggatGGTTAAAGACTCATTTCCCCCCTGATATTCCCCGACCTAAATGTATATTTCACCCTTCGTTCACGAATTTGATTGGTCTTGGACTTGTGATGTGTTATATTTACCTACTTTTTACTCATATGAACATGTTTTATTTGTGAATTATGTTAGTCtaaacttatttgaatttattttattttaaatttaagtGACAATAAGTTCTAATATTATAAGACTTAGagcttgtttggttgacattgaaATTAAATTCCCATAGAAAGTTGTAATTCAAGGAAAATTAGTTCCCAAATAAATTTATGGGAATTTCTtaaagttgtttggttgacgACATGGGAATTTCTATTAGAAATTGTCATGAACTTTGATTGACCAAGGGGGACTAGGTAATTACTTCCCATATTTGGTAGGAACTCAAACTTCCCATGAATTTCAACTTCCTCCACTTTTACTTTTTTATATCAACCAAACAACTAGCGAATTTATAAATTCCCATAAAATTTCACTTTCCTTATTTTtagatgtcaaccaaacaacccctTAATTAACAACAAATTGGGTCCCATTGGACCAACCTCAAAAGTTCATAGTCAAAGTCATTAACTTATTCTAAAAATGGTGCTAGAAATTGGGGAGTATAAATTAGATTATTAGAAATAGAGAAAGTGGGGACTAGAAATTGAAGGAACCTCACCTCAAAGCAAAAGCTTGGCACTAGCACAGTTGCATCATCAGTTTTAAAAATTTGGAGCCACTAATTTTTCAAGTGGTTGGGCTTTGGTTATCAAAAGATAAACCAGTTTTACCACttcttttcactactttctaTTTCTTTCGACGTGTTTGTTCCTCTCATACCGTTTACCACTAACAAAAGGTCAACCTATCAACCATCATTCCATCAATAAAATATCTTCTACTCGGTAACTAAGCAATTTTTGGTCCAGTGATAAATGTTTAGCCTTGAGGTTATGCTTCTATGGAACAAGTTTCACTAGAGACTTACAAACTAAGGCGGTCTCACAGGAAAGACCGTATTGTTGGCAACTAAGATGCCAACTAGGCGCTGATGTCAGCTgagaatttttaaataaataaatataaatacatattttcattattttttatttcatttcattttcaaTCCTAATttctgctctctctctctcctccctcaacCTCTCCGCCCCTCCCTCCTCAAAATCTCCTCCGCCGTCGGTCATCCTCGCCGCTTCTCACTCTCCTCAAATCGCCGCCTTCCTCTTCACTTCAATGGTTGTAGGTTTTAGGCCACCGCAAGATCCACCGCGACCATTCTGATTTTTGATCTCGTCGGCGTTGCTCATAAAGATTCGAGAAGGAGGAGAACAGCGAAGGAAGGAGGGGAAGGCGGAGAGCAGAGGCGGCGATTCACCTCCTCACAAAGCTGCGGCGAGCCATTGTGGTCTTGGATTCGGCCTCGACGTTATCGCGGTGGCTGCAACGGCGAAGGAAGGAGATGCAGCGACGAAGGAAGGAGATCGTGCGATGATTTTTGAAATCCTGACTTGGATTTATGATCGATGTTCGATTGATTTTTCAATTGATTTAGGTTTTTGACTTTTTAGGCCTTGTCGCCTCTCTATTTGAGAAACAAATCGAAGGCATTTATTCCGTTGGTGAAGGCCAGATCTAGTTGATTTAGGTTTAAATAAAACTGTTTTGCTTTgctttgatttcaattttgtttgATCTTTCAAATGTTAATCGAATATGTTTTGTGGTTTGATTTTGGTTTCGATTTTGTGTTTTGATTTAATTTGATTGTGTGGTTACATATGCGTAGGCGAGGCTTCTTCGTTGGAGATGGGTGGAGCTAGGTCAAGGACGAGGAGGCGGAGTATTCGATGGCGGTGATAGTGGAGGCCTTCGCTGCCGTCGGTGAAGATTTGAGGAGTAATTAGGTCAACTCTTGCGACAGAATCGCTGCAAACTGCAGATTTTAGTTGTTTTAGTttcgttttagttttagttcagaattgtaatgttttagttacacttttttgtatttagttaagaataattatgttttagttttagttataattcTGAAATAATGGTCTGATTTTCTATGGTTTAGttatgaattaatttttaagttttagtcacgatttttttggttttagttaaggttttttgagttttagttacgtatttTTGACTTTCCATTCAGggctttagttatgattttaccagtttaagttacgattttcttggttttagttaagattttttgagttttagttatgtatttttgagtTTCAGATAACGAGTTtcagagttttagttaagatacaaaattttaagcattgaaaccaattagttcgcaattgaatcaattagttaaaaaatgaaactaataagttaggcttcggaaccaattagttaaacaatgtaataaattagttaagtaatgtaacatattagttaaaccatgcaactaattagtgaagcactgaaaccaattagtgaagcactggaagcaattagttatgcactagatttaattaagttaaccactggaactaattagttaagtttgagattcgatcaattagttaagcaacgtaattaattagttaagcaacgaaaccaattagttaagcaatgaaccaattagttaagcactgaaaccaattagttaagcaatgaaatcaattagttaagcttgcacctgattagttaagattttatgagttttagttaataataagtttgtttaagattaataactattcgactcataagtttaactatttgtttttataccttaactattttgttattcaattagttatgattttattacttttagttatgttttacactagtttagttagtacccaaaaaatttgaaaattttaatttcgaaaaaaaattcgggaaaaaaaattcgaatcgaaaaaagaaatttaagcctgaaatccaattagttaagcttgaagtccaattagttaagcttaaagtccaattagttaagcctgaaaaaaaaaatcaaaaaaaaaactttcgaaaaaaaaaatttcaaaaaaaaaagaaaaaagtacaTGCTGACGTCAGCACATGCGCCAACGGACTGCCAACAAGACGGTCTTTCCTATGAGGCGGTCTCACACAAAAGTGAGAATCTATACCTATACTAAAACAGaagttcctctctcctcttctgtCCACATGTCGCTACCACAATTTTTgtacttttttattttaatttaattagaaaatcTTAATTACAAAATATATGCATGGATTCTTATGTTGACAGCCGTATTCGTATattgaaaaaaatattaactaaaTCTTTGACATTGAAAACATTATGACTAAAGTTTCAACCGCTACCTTTTCCATTACTTAGAGAAAGGAACTTTAAtccaaagaaggaatgaaataACCCGCAGAATATTGACCActacaaaatattaaatttatacCTAATTACCATATTCAATTTATTAAAAGtgaaatcgttaaatattttgttgatattttcaataaaataaagtaCCTTTAAACTGGTATACTTTACCAAAATACAACTGATTCGGAAGATTTAATCAATATTGTACAAGTTTGTTATAGAAACATCCAGAGAAATATAATCATCCAAAAAACGGAATGAAATATTCGCTGCTAACGAAATATGATCCACGTATACAATATTTAGTGCATTATATATTATAAGCTGCTAACGATAATAAACAAACAACTAACTATTTAGGGTAACTATAATGAGGAAAGTTAACGATCTTTGCAAGAAGTAATATTCAACTAGAAAGGGCTCTCGATTAAGATGATCCACGTTATATGTACATATCTCATTGTCATAGTGTATAATTAAGTTGTGGAGTATAACAACTCTTGACTCTTAAATATAATCATCCAAAAAACGGAATGAAATATTCGCAAAGACCATATATATTATACCCATTACCCACCCTTCCAATACAATGACGGCTTCTCTTCAATCTATCTATCTACTTCGTATATAACATAGAAGCCCTAGATGCAAAATTGACATGTGTCGCTCTCACATTGATTTCTTTCCACTCTTTTTTCTTTCCTTAAATAAATGAACTACAATtacataattaatttaataatatcaTGTGTGTATCTTTTCCAAACTAAAATATTATTTGTTTTGCGTATAAATATTACTTCAGGAAATATTATCATATATTACTTAATAATAGAAATAATCTAATACGGAGTATgcatatactaaaagagacatacTCCATAACAAAAATTGACATAGAGTATCTTTTCCAACATTATATCATAATCTAAATAATACAATTTTATATTTAGGTATAGTAACTTCAAACAAAATTTTATCATGATCTAATATCATTTAATTTATAATAGAAATAATTATTATACCTATACTAAAAGAGTTATAATAAAATTGGCATAGTATCTTTTCCAATATTATATCATAATCTAAAAAATACTCCGTATCATTTTTATATTTAGGCATAATAAATTCGAACGAAATTTTATCATGATCTAAGTATCATTTTTATTATAACTTCGAACGAATTTCTCTAAATGCTCTTTTAGATCAtggtaattttaaattattttctagatCATGGTGATTTTTAGATGACTATGATCAACAGATTCTACTTtgaatcactacaagaaatatCCGTTTTAGCGACTATTATTTGCGACGGATAAAAAATTTAGTCGCTAAATAAATTTTAGCGATTGAAAGCGACAAGCGGTCGTAAAAACTGCGACTACATTAGCACAGGTCGCTACGCCGTCGCGAACTTGGTAGTATAAAATTGAGTTGTTTTTATGCAAGTGTAGGAGTGAATTAGAGTCGTTCTAGCGTGGATTAGGAGGCCTGTAGTTTGTAATTAGAACAAGAACTTTGAACTTAGAGAATTTAATTAGTAGCcaatttgtaatttaatttaaatacacATGAATTTTTGGGTTGGTACTGAACTCCGGTTTGAATTAGACAAAAGAACTCTGAATTTAGAGACTTTGATTAGTGGAAGATCCTCCTTCAAAGATGACAATCTGGaatcgaatttaatttaaatgttGACATTTTTATTTTGGAGGTTGGTACATAACTGCGGTTGTGGGTTTTAGTTTGAGTTTAATTAGCACCTAATTGTTaacttaatttaaataaatatgaaTTTGTTGGGGTTTAGAAGTCATATTCCCTCTATTGTTTGTCTAATTGTTGTTGAACTTTTATGGCAGTTGTTCACTAGATTCCAACCGTTTATATTCAACTTCTGCTtcttcaaaatcaaacattttagGTAGTTCATATACTGATGTTGTCAAGTTGGTTTCATATACGCCTACTTTAGTTTATTAATTTCTTGTCTATGTAGCTTTACTACttgattttatatttttggAATGGAAATCATCTTATATGTAAGACTAATACTTTGTAGTAGTAATTTTACAACTTTTATAATATAGTcgttttttacaaaaaaaaacaagtcaAGTGGGGGTTAAATATACCGATTAAGACTAATAATTTGTAGACTAATACTTTGTActtgttttttatttaaatttaagcTAATACTTTGTAGACTATTACTTTGTAGACTAATACTTTGTActtgttttttatttaaatttaaatataccCATTAAGACTAATACTTTGTAGACCAATACTCTGTActtgttttttatttaaacttAAGCTACTAGTTTATACTTAAATATCTAATACAcgttttttataatttaattagttaatggGGGTGGTTTAGATTTGATTTCTATCTTGTAATTGGTGGAAACTATCACGCTAAGttatatattaataatataCTACTTGTAAGGGAAAATGTCGTATTATGTCCTATAATTTATTATGTCATTTCAGAGTCATGGAGAGGTTGGATAGAAAATGGATGTATGAGAGACGTGAAGGTCGCTTACTAAGAAAAGAGTTCATAGATGGCGTGCGAGGGTTCATTGACTTTGCTAAGCAACACCGTGATTTTCAAGAATCTTCAAAGATTAGATGCCCATGTTCTAAGTGTAGGAACATTGCATTTTTAGATCTTGATGGTGCTAGGCAACATTTGTATAAATATGGATTCTTGAGTAACTACTTTGAATGGGTTTGTCACGGGGAGGATTTCGCTTCTTTAAAACCATCATATGAGGCACCTAATCCTTACGTTGACATGGTTCATGATGCTCTTGGTCAAATTGATGGTAATGCATTTCCCGAAGAGCTATATAATGTTGAAGAAGAACCCAATCCTCAGGCTAAGAAGCTTTTTGAGTTGCTAAGGGCCGCAAAAGAACCATTGTACGAAGGAAGTCGATTATCTCTTTTAGAGATGGCTGCAAGGATCACAACCCTAAAATGTGAGTACAACTTGGTCCATAGATGTGTTGATGGGTTTTCATCTCTCATTAGTGAAGTAGTTCCTGATGAGAATTCAATGAGGAAAACATACTCCGGAATCGAAAAGGTGGTTAAAGGCCTTGAACTTCCTCACGAGAAGATACATGCATGCCCCAAAGGGTACATGCATGCCCCAAAGAGTATGAAAGGTATAATTTTATTCACTTACTAATAATTTCAAAAATTTTGATGATTAAATAACATTTTACGGTTTTTAGGAAGTTTGAGGAATCGATGATGCAAACCTATCCTGGTATTGACCTACGTGATATTTGGAGCAAGTTTgcacttcaattttcaaagtgGCTTGAAGATAATGTAAGCTTTTACAACTAACTTTCAGTGTACAAACAATTATATATTTTGTCAAGTAacactttgaatttgaaattaggTAACTCACTCTAATGAGACCGATGAAGTAGTTTGTGCACTTGCCATGGGTCCATCTAGACAAGTCAAAACTTGGAGGCAATTTCACATCAACGGCTTTAGGTTTCACACTTTTGACTATGGAAAACACAAAGCTACTATGAATTATGGGGTGGGTGTAAAAAGTGAGGAGGAAATAGATTATTTCGGCATTCTAGAAGAAGTTATTGAGTTAGTTTACTTAGGCACCCAAAATGTCTATAAAACTATCTTGTTTAAATGTAATTGGATGGATTCAATGAGCATGAATATCCATCCGCAATATAGATTGGTTGAAGTTAACCATACTAAGAAATACCCCGTTTATGATCCTTTTGTACTAGCACACCAGGCATATCAAGTGTATTTTACTTCTTATCCAAGCTTAAAGAAGGACAAGAGTCAATGGTGGGTTGTTTTTAAGACAAAATCCCGATCTACTATAGATGCTCCCGTTGATGAGTCATTTTTTCAAGTGGAGGATGAAGAGACTCCATCCCTTTGTCAACCGGATGATGATGAGGGTATATACGAGGATGATATGGAGGTGGATGGTTCAGATGGTGAAGAccaggaggaagaagaagaaggggagTGGGAAGATGTTGAATCTGAAGAAGAGGATGAAGAAGAGTTAGGAGATaatgatgatgacgatgatgatgatgatgacgaggatgaagatgaggatgaggatgatgaaGATCAtgaatgatttttatttttaatgtgtTAGACAATTTTTGAGCTTATTTGGTTTGGTAAACAATGTTTATTTGTATGAATCATGTTTTGAGATTATTTGTTTGTTCGATAATGTTTTTAATATGTGAATCATGTTTAAGCTTATTTGTTTGATGGAAAATATGTGAATTATTTTTGAGCTGATTTTTGTTATATGTGAATcatttatttatgtattttattttcatttgtttttattATATTGTATTATTAAACTTTATAACTTGATTTATGAGCATGTATTTTCTAGTTCTTTGACAATGAAGGGTTTCATGAGAGCTTCGAAAAGTGGTCGAGGTCGAGGCGGTGGTCGGAGCACTTATATGATTACACAACCATTACCACCttctccacctccacctccaccgccaccgccaccgccaccgccaccgccaccgccaccgcAAATTGATGGGCTGGAGCAGGGAAAGATTGAGCTGACACCTGATGGGTTATGGTGAGTCATAATTATTTGTACATGAAATTTATTGTCCATATCACATGGAATGATTGTTCTGTTGATGTGATACTTAACTCTTCTTGCTAATATTTTTCTTCCACTAGGTTTTGCAATCATGGAGTTGCTGGTTGTGTCACGAAGGCTTGGAAAGCGCACTACAATTACCCTTACTTGAACTATAAGGAGGTGCCACTTGTGGTGAAGGATCGCTGGTTCAATGAGTTTAAGGTACATTTTATTGTTTTAGCTTGCATTCTGCACATTgttcaaaaaatataacaaaTGCCTCCTTAAACAAATAGCAACTGCATCTATATTTTAATTCTCACTATTTAGTATCTCATCTATGTATACATGTTTCCTTGTGCCTTCACGAGCTAGTTTATATTGTAATCTCAGTTCTGACTTTGACGAAGGACAAATATTGTTGTTAAAGGTAGTTTAGTCATAAGGTTGACATTAGTTGACTTTGTTGTTTTTGGAtactttttcctttttctatttgTGCAGCGTGGATATACTTGGAGACCTGAGTTCAATATTAAGGCTAGGAAAGATTTTGATGCAAAATGTTCGGATCGCCTAAGGGATACAATGAACAAAGTTGCTAGTATTCCTATTCATAAGGATATTGATTTCATGCTTGGTGATGTTCGGGCTGCATATATGAAGAGGCGGGAAGATCCAGAATTTAAGATACGTTCTAAGAGAGCCAAGGCTAATAGATTATCTGGCCAAACTGAAGATAGTTTTGACCCTGGCCATCGTCAAGGTAGCATTTCTACTCCTATGGTCGTTGCAAAAATGGTAAGAGACTGTTACTTTTAACTTgttcattgattttttttatccttgtaaGGGTTAAGGCATGCATTTTATTGGGGATTATAAGTACTGCAtaaacaattattattttcttcattttcttcaTTACATTTTCCCTGCCTTTTCTTTGTTATTTTTAAAAACTCTAATaacttcctttattttaaggcGAGCCTTAACAATGGAGTTTTACCAACCGCTGCTGATGTTTATGAGAAGACACATTCTATTCCCGTGGGTGACGAGGGTGAAACTGATTTGATTGGTGAAAAGGCAATTGAAATCATGGTAATGATTTTCGCACCTTATTTGTAATTACTTGTGTTTTTCACTTCCTTAACGTCATCTTTCATTTCtccctctctctttctctttgtGAGGTCGTCTTGTGTTGgaaattccccccccccccctccctctTTCTCAGTTGACTATTAACTCACAGCTCTTATGCTAGTGTTTTTTGCCGTTTATGACAATATGGTCAACTTTGGCATGTGTTGACTTTTTGAGGTGCTACTGCATTGGCTTCCTATTGTTCTTTTGGCGGTGTTCAACAAATTTTAGAATTGATTAATTATGTTCAAATCAGATTAGAACTAATCAGAATTGCTTTGTTCTATTCTGTTCtaaacagttctgatctgatcagaacagCTTAGTTATGTTATGTTCTGTTCTAAACTGTTCTGATCTTGCATAACACTATTAAGTTTATAGTATTTCACTCTTTTGAGTTATCAGACATTATAAAGATGTTTGCTTGGAATGTGGAATATTTAGTAAATATTGAAGCTTTGGAGTGGAAATCTTTCATCAAATATT
This sequence is a window from Spinacia oleracea cultivar Varoflay chromosome 1, BTI_SOV_V1, whole genome shotgun sequence. Protein-coding genes within it:
- the LOC110784324 gene encoding uncharacterized protein, giving the protein MKGFMRASKSGRGRGGGRSTYMITQPLPPSPPPPPPPPPPPPPPPPPPQIDGLEQGKIELTPDGLWFCNHGVAGCVTKAWKAHYNYPYLNYKEVPLVVKDRWFNEFKRGYTWRPEFNIKARKDFDAKCSDRLRDTMNKVASIPIHKDIDFMLGDVRAAYMKRREDPEFKIRSKRAKANRLSGQTEDSFDPGHRQGSISTPMVVAKMASLNNGVLPTAADVYEKTHSIPVGDEGETDLIGEKAIEIMEEYNDKLEACKSKGIEVDPNDLYLEVVGGKKKGKVYGLGSASHMYCKHLSSHSTASPSTPSITSQLSSQVEELKKMVEETQKVAVESHKVAAEAQKLASESLNLARETAENYKIEKAEWQKEMREMAAIILSVRRNSTATPTITPTPNTTLTGFHDP